The Mesoterricola silvestris sequence ACGTCGGCGCCGGGGAACGTTTCTCTAGCGTGCGTCTAGTGGTGGCGGCAATCGGCGAAGGTCCAGGTGACCGCCGCGCCCATCACCTCCAGTTCGCTTTCGGAAAGGGCTCCCTCTTCCCCCTGCCTGGATGGAAGAACGATATGGACGTGGACCGGGGAGGCCTCGTGCACTTCCACGGAGATCCCCTCGGGGATGGGCTTGCCGGTCATATCCTCGAGGACCTTCCTGGGATCGGCCAAAAGGGTGGTGCGGAAGACCGGGTCCTGGTCGGCCTTGTGGATGAGGGCGGCCAGCAGGTCTTTGGTCTTATCATTCATGGGCTCTCCTTGGGCTTGAGGAAAATATAAATTCTAAATTGTTTTGTCAACCCTTCTTTTGGCCACGGGGAAGGTTCTGATTCGTTGAATAGCCTGATGAAAGGGGGTGCGGAGGCCGGAGGCAGGGTCTGCCTATTGACGACTTGTATTGTAAATTTATTATCTACCCGTCCCCCGGGATCCCCATGTCCTCTACCCTGTTTCGCCGATCAGCCCTGGATCGCCTATCGAGCCCAGAACGCCTGGACACCCTCATGGAGGTGGTGAACCTGCGGGCCTGGATCGCCCTCCTGGCCCTGGCCGCGGCCCTGCTGGGCGCCCTGGCCTGGTGCATCTTCGGGAGTCTGGCCGACGAGGTTTCCGGATCCGGGATCCTCACCCGGGAAGGGGGCTATTTCCCCATCCGGTCCCTCTCCGCCGGGATCCTGGAACGGGTGCTGGCCAAGCCGGGCGATCGCGTGGAAATCGCCCAGAGCCTGGCCGCCCTGGGACGTCCGGAGGTGGACCAGGAGCTGGTGGCTCTGGAACGGGAGGTGGGAACGCTCCGGGCGCAGCGGGACGACAGGGTCCGCCTCCTGGACCGGGAAACGGCGGCCCGGGGCGCCTCCTTCCGGGAACAGGAACGCCAGATCCAGGAGGCGGCTGCGGCCGCCCGGGAGCGGGTGCGGAATCTGGGGGGTCCCGGGGCCCCGGAACCGCCCGGGGGGCGGGATCTCGAGGAGGCCAAGGCCGCGCTGGCGGCGTCGGACGGCCGGATGCGGGACCTGGATATCCTGAGGGCGGCCAGCGCGGGGCAGGGCGCAGAGAAACGGTTCCAGATGGAGCAGGACCTCCGCCGGGCCCAGGACAGGCTGGACCAGCTTCGGGTGCGGGACGGGATGGAGCGGATCGTGCGCTCCCCCTTCGCCGGCAAGGTGATGGAGGTGCTCCGGTCCCCGGGGGAGGAGGTGCGGCCGGGTTCCACCCTCCTCAAGCTTGAACTGGATTCCAGGCCCCTGGTGGGCTACCTCCTGGTGCGCGGGGAGGGCCACCGCCTGAGGCCCGGAATGGCCGTGCACCTGGAGCCGGCCGGGTTCCGCCGGGAGGAGTTCGGTGCCATGCGGGGCCAGGTGACGGCGGTTTCCGGCGGACCCGTGGATGTGGAGGCCGTGGAAAACCTCCTGGACAACCGGCAGTTGGCCGCCCAATTGGCGGGGGCGGGGGACGCCTTCCTGGTGGAGGTGAAGCTGGAACTGGACCCCACGACCCCATCGGGCTTCGGGTGGACGACCCGCCAGGGGCCCCAGGAACGGTTCGGCAGCGGCACCCTGCTCCAGGCCCGGTTCCAGGTGCGGCGCCAGGCGCCGATCACCCTCATCCTTCCCGCCCTCAAGAAATGGATAAAGGGTTGAGGGAATGATGCAGGGACTGGCCACCCGCAGGCGCGTGAGGACGCCCACCGTCCTGCAGATGGAGGCGACGGAATGCGGCGCCGCCTCCCTGGCCATCATTCTGGCCCACCACAAGCGCATCGTGGCGCTGGAGGAGCTGCGGGCGGCCTGCGGCGTCACCCGGGACGGCGCCAAGGCCACCAACGTGTTGAAGGCCGGCCGGAAATACGGGCTGGAGGCCCGGGCCTTCAAGCGGGAGGTGGAAGGCCTGGAAAGGATTCCCCTGCCCGCGGTCCTCTTCTGGAACTTCAATCATTTCCTGGTGCTGGAGGGGTGGAACCCCAGGGGCGTCTTTCTCAACGACCCGGCCTCGGGGCCGCGAAGGGCTTCCTGGGATGAATTCGACGAAGCCTACACGGGGGTGGTGCTCACCTTCGAACCCACCCCGGCCTTTGAACCGGGCGGCACCCGCCCGGGTCTCCTGCGGGTTCTGGCCAGCCGCCTGGCCCAGTCCCGGGGGGCGGTGGGATACCTGACCCTGGTGGGCCTGGCCACGGCCCTGCCCGCCCTGGCCCTTCCGGCCTTCCTCCAGATACTGGTGGACCGGGTGATCGTGGCCCATTCCGTAGGCTGGATCAGGCCCCTTCTGACGGGTCTCCTGCTCCTGACCCTTTCCCGCGCGCTGCTGGGCCACCTGCAGGGGCGCGTGCTTCTGCGGCTGCAGATGAAGTTGACGGTGACGGGCATGAGCACCTTCCTTTGGCACCTCCTCCGCTTGCCCGCGGCCTTCTACACCCAGCGCTATGGGGGTGACCTGGCCGTGCGGGTGGCCAACAACCGGGGGGTCGCGGCCTTCCTATGCGGCCGGCTGGCGAACAGCGCGGTGCAGCTCCTGCTGGCCCTCGTGATGATGGGAATGATGGCCTGCTACGACCTGGGCTTGGCCATGGTGGCCCTGGGGGGGGTCGCCCTGCTGGTTGGAGCGACGGTGCTGGCCAACCGCCAACGGGCGGACGCCAACCGATCCTTCCTGAAGGACCTGGGCAAGGCCGGGGGCGTGCTCGTGGGCGGGGTGAGCGCCATCGAATCCATCAAGGCCAGCGGCGGAGAATCGGACCTTTTCTCCCGGTGGGCCGGTTACCAGGCCACCTACCTGAGCGCGCGGCAGAAGGCCAACCACGTGAGTCTGATCTTCATGGCCCTGCCCCCCCTGGCCATGGGCCTGGCCCAGGCCACCGTGCTGGCCCTGGGGGCCCTCCGGGTGATCAAGGGCGGTTTGACGGTTGGGCAGCTCGTGGCCTTCCAGAGCCTCCTTGCGGCCTTCCTGGCCCCCACCATGGGGCTGGTGGCCATGGCGGGGGAGATCCAGGAACTCCAGGGCGTCATGGAGGGCCTGGATGATGTGCAGCGGAACCCCCTGGACCCCGGCGCCCTCTCCGGGGGGGAGCCCGGGGAACCCAGGCGCATGGCGGGCCACTTGGAACTGCATGGGTTGACCTACGGCTATTCGCCCCAGGAGCCTCCCCTCCTCGAGGGCCTGGATCTGCGCATCCGGCCCGGGTCCCGGGTGGCCCTGGTGGGCCCCTCCGGGTGCGGAAAATCGACCGTCGCCAAGCTGGTCACCGGCCTGGCTAGGCCCTGGGGGGGGGAAATCCACCTGGACGGCCGCCCCAGGGAGCACTGGCCCCGGAAGGTGGTGGCGGGGTGCCTGGCCCTGGTGGACCAGGATATCGTCCTCTTTGATGGCACCGTCCGGGACAACCTCACGCTCTGGGACACGACGGTCCCCGAGGAGGCCCTGGTGCGGGCCTGCCGGGACGCGTGCATCCACGAGGACATTTCGGCCCGCCAGGGCGGGTACGAGGGCCGCGTGGACGAGGGCGGGGCCAATTTCAGCGGGGGCCAGCGTCAGCGGCTGGAAATCGCCCGGGCCCTGGTGGGCGATCCCAGGATCCTGGTCCTGGATGAGGCCACCAGCGCCCTGGACGCCGCCACCGAGCACCGCATCGACCAGAACCTGAGGCGCAGGGGCTGCAGCTGCCTGATCATCGCCCACCGTCTCAGCACCATCCGGGACGCGGACGAGATCCTCGTCATCGACAAGGGCAAGGTGGTCCAGCGGGGAAACCACGCTGAACTGATGGCGGCGGGGGGGCTCTACGCGCTGCTGGCCCAGGAGGCCGAATGTTCCGCCTGAACGCGTCCCAGGTGACCCAATTGGCCCGGCTGCCCCACCTGGTCGCCGAACCGGTCCCGGAGGGGGCCCCCAAGGCCCAGGACGGGGTGCGGATCCTGGTGGAGGGCCATGCGGACGTCTTCATCCAGGCCTTTCCCCCGGGCCTGCCCGAAAGGCACCGGGACCACCTGTTCCGCCTGGAGGCGGGGGATGTG is a genomic window containing:
- a CDS encoding NHLP leader peptide family RiPP precursor, which codes for MNDKTKDLLAALIHKADQDPVFRTTLLADPRKVLEDMTGKPIPEGISVEVHEASPVHVHIVLPSRQGEEGALSESELEVMGAAVTWTFADCRHH
- a CDS encoding NHLP family bacteriocin export ABC transporter peptidase/permease/ATPase subunit; amino-acid sequence: MQGLATRRRVRTPTVLQMEATECGAASLAIILAHHKRIVALEELRAACGVTRDGAKATNVLKAGRKYGLEARAFKREVEGLERIPLPAVLFWNFNHFLVLEGWNPRGVFLNDPASGPRRASWDEFDEAYTGVVLTFEPTPAFEPGGTRPGLLRVLASRLAQSRGAVGYLTLVGLATALPALALPAFLQILVDRVIVAHSVGWIRPLLTGLLLLTLSRALLGHLQGRVLLRLQMKLTVTGMSTFLWHLLRLPAAFYTQRYGGDLAVRVANNRGVAAFLCGRLANSAVQLLLALVMMGMMACYDLGLAMVALGGVALLVGATVLANRQRADANRSFLKDLGKAGGVLVGGVSAIESIKASGGESDLFSRWAGYQATYLSARQKANHVSLIFMALPPLAMGLAQATVLALGALRVIKGGLTVGQLVAFQSLLAAFLAPTMGLVAMAGEIQELQGVMEGLDDVQRNPLDPGALSGGEPGEPRRMAGHLELHGLTYGYSPQEPPLLEGLDLRIRPGSRVALVGPSGCGKSTVAKLVTGLARPWGGEIHLDGRPREHWPRKVVAGCLALVDQDIVLFDGTVRDNLTLWDTTVPEEALVRACRDACIHEDISARQGGYEGRVDEGGANFSGGQRQRLEIARALVGDPRILVLDEATSALDAATEHRIDQNLRRRGCSCLIIAHRLSTIRDADEILVIDKGKVVQRGNHAELMAAGGLYALLAQEAECSA